A window of the Lolium perenne isolate Kyuss_39 chromosome 7, Kyuss_2.0, whole genome shotgun sequence genome harbors these coding sequences:
- the LOC127314191 gene encoding uncharacterized protein codes for MVIVFNFSLPVDLLLCFPLPSPSPPHPTLVRRMDGGQEQDLAAMAAENYRRVFIGFASTSTGAFEVKVLDEVAKNSDGTNIGLLWCQYTLGPVKSVNMVKEGSLDHPISEEQYIYLASLDKQKSALVIENYFTNENNCGCLVVETVSGTLQCWLNYLVKNNIPLVNHDGRIMPTLRKIILSLCSLVYHVLGENWHLHNLTMDDLFLKKLNGELELKVLLSDVRKGITQQKKDSTWKHVKDIINCCFSVNKVELSVETRRFCNFIGRQTKDFPLEKYPDSWTDSDKVAYLRLILQADMNDMKSSVMASGIVWPTGHDGAIQPILEQIINHDKKAAKYESHPWHYIRLARNVTKSFDLPESLKKTLKVESDFLRKMEEWTPTIWTDLYETIGPLGLK; via the exons ATGGTTATCGTCTTCAATTTCTCCCTACCTGTGGATCTCCTACTCTGCTTTCCTCTTCCCTCTCCGTCTCCCCCCCACCCCACCTTGGTGCGTAGGATGGACGGCGGGCAGGAACAAGATTTGGCGGCCATGGCAGCTG AAAACTATCGAAGAGTCTTTATTGGTTTTGCCTCTACATCAACTGGGGCGTTCGAGGTAAAGGTACTGGACGAGGTTGCCAAAAACAGTGATGGTACCAACATTGGTCTGCTCTGGTGTCAATACACCCTAGGTCCAGTTAAATCTGTAAACATGGTCAAGGAAGGGAGCTTGGATCATCCAATATCAGAGGAACAATATATTTATCTTGCTAGTCTCGACAAGCAGAAGAGCGCTCTGGTAATTGAAAACTACTTCACAAATGAAAACAACTGTGGGTGTTTGGTAGTGGAGACTGTCAGTGGGACCTTGCAGTGTTGGCTTAACTATCTAGTCAAGAATAACATTCCATTGGTCAATCATGATGGGCGTATAATGCCAACACTGCGGAAGATCATCTT ATCTCTTTGTAGCTTAGTATACCATGTACTTGGCGAGAACTGGCATCTTCACAACCTTACCATGGATGACCTGTTTCTCAAGAAGCTTAATGGTGAACTTGAACTGAAAGTTCTCTTGTCTGATG TGAGAAAAGGGATTACACAACAAAAAAAGGACTCAACGTGGAAACATGTTAAGGACATCATCAACTGCTGTTTCTCAGTAAACAAGGTTGAACTGAGTGTTGAGACTAGGCGCTTCTGTAACTTCATTGGTCGTCAGACAAAGGATTTTCCACTAGAAAAATATCCAGATTCTTGGACTGATAGTGATAAGGTTGCTTACCTGCGGCTAATCCTACAAGCTGACATGAACGACATGAAAAGTTCGGTTATGGCATCAGGCATTGTTTGGCCGACCGGACATGATGGAGCCATACAGCCAATCTTGGAACAGATAATAAATCATGATAAGAAAGCAGCAAAATATGAGTCTCATCCATGGCACTATATCCGACTTGCCCGAAATGTGACTAAAAGTTTTGACTTACCTGAGAGTCTAAAG AAAACGCTGAAAGTTGAGTCTGATTTCCTGAGGAAAATGGAGGAGTGGACGCCAACCATTTGGACAGATTTGTATGAAACTATTG GTCCTCTTGGATTGAAGTGA